The Agrobacterium vitis genome has a segment encoding these proteins:
- a CDS encoding multidrug effflux MFS transporter: MSKLEFVFLCAALMAMNALAIDIMLPALQQIGEALNVVNENHRQYVVTSYLIGFGCAQLIYGPLSDRFGRRTPMLIGLIVYVLAALAITIVPSFAGLLILRFIQGAGSAGTRVITISIVRDIYGGRQMAEVMSLIMMVFMIIPVVAPGTGQIIMFFGNWHLIFLFIAVGGILTSIWMQMRLPETLDPENRRDFTPKVIFQGFKIVLSNRIALFYTLASTFIFGALFGFINSAQQIYMGIYGLGIWFPFAFAAVAIFMALSSYVNSKLVGRIGMRRLSHGSLLGFIAINALWLLAETFGPTPLPFVVFMTFFAVSMFQFGWIGGNFQTLAIEPLGHVAGTASSVLGFISTVGGSVIGAVIGQAFDGTARPLVAGYFFLGVIGLVFVLIAEKGKLFQSHNPKV, encoded by the coding sequence ATGAGCAAGCTGGAATTCGTCTTTCTCTGCGCCGCATTGATGGCAATGAACGCGTTGGCGATCGACATCATGCTTCCTGCCTTGCAGCAGATCGGCGAAGCCCTCAATGTCGTCAATGAAAATCACCGGCAATATGTCGTGACGTCATACCTGATCGGGTTTGGCTGCGCGCAATTGATCTATGGCCCGCTGTCGGATCGGTTCGGGCGGCGCACGCCGATGTTGATCGGTCTTATCGTCTATGTTCTGGCGGCGCTGGCGATCACCATTGTGCCAAGCTTTGCCGGATTGCTGATCCTGCGCTTCATCCAGGGCGCTGGCTCGGCTGGCACCCGAGTGATCACCATTTCCATTGTGCGCGATATCTACGGTGGTCGCCAGATGGCGGAGGTGATGTCGCTGATCATGATGGTGTTCATGATCATCCCGGTCGTCGCCCCCGGAACCGGTCAGATCATCATGTTCTTCGGCAATTGGCACCTGATCTTCCTGTTCATTGCTGTTGGCGGCATTCTCACCAGCATCTGGATGCAGATGCGGCTACCGGAAACACTCGATCCGGAAAACCGCCGCGACTTCACCCCCAAGGTGATCTTCCAGGGCTTCAAGATCGTCCTGTCCAATCGCATTGCCCTGTTCTACACACTGGCAAGCACCTTCATCTTTGGGGCGCTGTTCGGCTTCATCAACTCTGCTCAACAGATCTACATGGGCATTTATGGTCTGGGCATCTGGTTTCCATTCGCCTTTGCTGCCGTGGCGATTTTCATGGCGCTGTCGTCCTATGTCAATTCGAAGCTGGTCGGGCGAATTGGTATGCGGCGGCTCTCTCATGGTTCGCTTCTCGGCTTCATCGCCATCAATGCCCTATGGTTGCTGGCCGAAACCTTCGGGCCAACACCATTGCCGTTCGTGGTGTTCATGACATTCTTTGCCGTCTCGATGTTCCAGTTCGGCTGGATCGGCGGCAATTTCCAGACGCTTGCCATCGAACCGCTCGGCCACGTCGCCGGAACGGCCTCTTCGGTCCTCGGCTTCATTTCCACCGTCGGCGGCTCGGTCATCGGCGCCGTGATCGGTCAAGCCTTCGACGGCACGGCACGCCCGCTGGTGGCCGGTTACTTCTTCCTCGGCGTTATCGGTTTGGTCTTCGTGCTGATTGCCGAAAAGGGCAAGCTGTTTCAGTCGCATAACCCCAAGGTCTAA
- a CDS encoding inositol monophosphatase family protein — protein sequence MADIDIAALANLLQEAAVTEILPRFRNLGEGDVRMKTEAIDLVTEADEAAERLIHSRIKELMPEAVFIGEEAVAADPALLDKLADAELAVVVDPIDGTFNFAAGLPLFGVMLSVVRQGETVAGLIYDPMGNDWAIVEKGSGAWLCKPDGNQEKMEVRPAPDLAQMIGIANVGFFELEARRKLLVNLAEVRLFTSYRCAAHEYRILCQGHMHFAMYNKLMPWDHLAGTLMAQEAGAYAARFDGSAYLPHHTSGGLLIAPDKESWTELREKIFNV from the coding sequence ATGGCCGATATCGACATTGCAGCCCTTGCCAATCTTCTGCAGGAAGCGGCAGTCACGGAAATCCTGCCGCGTTTTCGCAATTTGGGCGAAGGCGATGTACGGATGAAAACCGAGGCCATCGATCTGGTCACCGAGGCCGATGAAGCAGCGGAGCGGTTGATCCACAGCCGTATCAAGGAGTTGATGCCGGAAGCTGTCTTCATTGGTGAGGAAGCGGTTGCCGCTGATCCGGCCCTGCTGGACAAGCTGGCGGATGCCGAACTTGCTGTGGTTGTCGATCCCATCGATGGTACCTTCAATTTTGCGGCCGGCCTGCCGCTGTTCGGGGTCATGCTCAGCGTCGTGCGTCAGGGCGAAACGGTTGCGGGCCTGATTTACGACCCGATGGGCAACGACTGGGCAATCGTTGAAAAAGGCAGTGGCGCGTGGCTCTGCAAACCCGATGGCAACCAGGAAAAGATGGAGGTGCGCCCGGCACCCGATCTTGCCCAGATGATCGGCATTGCCAATGTCGGCTTCTTCGAGCTGGAGGCGCGCCGCAAGCTGCTGGTCAATCTGGCTGAGGTGCGGCTGTTCACCAGCTATCGCTGTGCTGCTCACGAATACCGCATTCTCTGCCAGGGCCATATGCATTTTGCCATGTATAACAAGCTGATGCCCTGGGATCACTTGGCCGGCACGCTGATGGCCCAGGAGGCAGGCGCCTATGCCGCCCGCTTCGACGGCTCAGCCTACCTGCCGCACCACACCAGCGGCGGCCTGTTGATCGCCCCCGACAAGGAGAGCTGGACCGAATTGCGGGAAAAGATTTTCAACGTTTGA
- a CDS encoding inositol monophosphatase family protein, with product MPPVFQDRDIDAVLQIVKDAAASQIVPRFRRLGVSDISEKKSSIDLVTEADLLSEKQMTDAFLARWPGALIVGEEACETNPGVIDALRDAELAFVIDPVDGTFNFQAGLPLHATNLAVVVRGETVAGIIHESVLGDTLVASRGAGAHFLRANGERTAIQVAAGCDLSAMVGTISINELNGEEKRRIAGNLTKTKMAFAFNCSAYEYWLVATGKVHFIGHYKLMPWDHLAGVLIHQEAGGVTARFDGSPYRPGDTTGGILTAPDRDSWEMILREVIQAK from the coding sequence GTGCCTCCCGTGTTTCAAGATCGTGATATCGACGCCGTCCTGCAAATCGTCAAGGACGCCGCCGCCAGCCAGATCGTGCCTCGTTTTCGCCGTCTCGGCGTTTCCGATATTTCCGAAAAGAAATCCTCTATCGATCTCGTCACAGAGGCCGATCTTCTGTCGGAAAAGCAGATGACGGACGCTTTTCTGGCCCGCTGGCCCGGTGCCTTGATCGTCGGTGAGGAAGCATGCGAAACCAATCCAGGCGTGATCGACGCGTTGAGGGATGCGGAGCTGGCATTCGTCATTGATCCGGTCGATGGAACATTCAATTTTCAGGCTGGCCTGCCTTTGCATGCTACCAATCTCGCCGTTGTGGTGCGCGGTGAGACCGTGGCGGGGATTATCCACGAATCGGTGCTTGGTGATACGCTGGTGGCATCTCGCGGCGCGGGCGCACATTTCCTGCGCGCCAATGGTGAGCGGACAGCCATTCAGGTGGCTGCCGGGTGCGATTTGTCAGCCATGGTTGGAACGATTTCCATCAACGAGTTGAACGGTGAGGAAAAGCGTCGGATTGCTGGTAATCTCACCAAAACGAAGATGGCCTTTGCCTTCAATTGCTCGGCCTACGAATATTGGCTGGTTGCCACGGGCAAGGTCCATTTCATCGGTCATTACAAATTGATGCCCTGGGACCATCTGGCCGGTGTGTTGATCCATCAGGAAGCGGGCGGTGTGACTGCCCGGTTCGATGGCAGCCCCTATCGTCCTGGTGATACCACCGGTGGCATCCTGACGGCACCGGATCGCGACAGCTGGGAGATGATTCTACGCGAAGTGATCCAGGCGAAATAA
- the ttcA gene encoding tRNA 2-thiocytidine(32) synthetase TtcA: protein MNLAFAGSATERTEADEAEDAQENVRHPLFSAAPQSVSFNKLRKRLLRQVRQAMDDFGMLNGQKRWLIGLSGGKDSYGLLALLMDLKWRGLLPVELIACNLDQGQPNFPKHVLPDYLKSIGVAHRIEYRDTYSIVKEKVPAGGTYCSLCSRLRRGNLYRIAREEGCDALVLGHHREDILETFFMNFFHGGRLAAMPAKLLNDEGDLFVLRPLAYAAEDDLAKFAAAMQFPIIPCDLCGSQDGLQRNAMKDMLAGIEAKMPGRKDAMLRALSHVNPSHLLDPALFDFSGLTVTKPS, encoded by the coding sequence ATGAACCTTGCATTTGCGGGAAGCGCGACGGAACGCACCGAGGCCGATGAGGCTGAAGACGCGCAGGAGAATGTTCGCCATCCCCTGTTTAGTGCCGCACCACAATCGGTATCCTTCAACAAGCTACGCAAGCGGTTGCTGCGCCAAGTGCGCCAGGCAATGGACGATTTCGGCATGCTGAACGGCCAGAAGCGCTGGCTGATTGGGCTTTCCGGTGGCAAGGACAGCTATGGTCTGCTGGCGCTTCTGATGGATTTGAAATGGCGCGGCCTGCTGCCAGTCGAGCTGATCGCCTGCAATCTCGATCAGGGGCAACCGAATTTTCCCAAACATGTCCTGCCGGATTACCTGAAATCCATCGGCGTTGCCCATCGCATCGAATACCGAGACACCTATTCCATCGTCAAGGAAAAGGTCCCGGCGGGCGGCACCTATTGTTCGCTCTGCTCACGGCTGCGGCGCGGTAATCTCTACCGCATCGCCCGCGAAGAAGGCTGTGATGCGCTGGTGCTCGGCCATCACCGCGAAGATATTCTCGAAACCTTCTTCATGAATTTTTTTCATGGTGGCCGGTTGGCGGCCATGCCGGCCAAGTTGTTGAACGATGAGGGCGATCTGTTCGTGCTGAGGCCGCTGGCCTATGCGGCGGAAGACGACCTCGCCAAATTCGCTGCCGCCATGCAATTTCCAATCATTCCCTGCGATCTCTGCGGCTCGCAGGACGGTTTGCAGCGAAATGCCATGAAGGACATGCTGGCTGGAATCGAAGCCAAGATGCCGGGCCGCAAGGATGCGATGCTGAGGGCATTGTCGCATGTGAACCCCTCGCATCTGCTTGATCCGGCGCTATTTGACTTTTCCGGGCTGACTGTCACGAAGCCGTCATAA
- a CDS encoding ChbG/HpnK family deacetylase — MISDMKINAAPLCIVADGYGLSPGVNQAIRTLLSEGKVRGTGCMTVFADWRDEASLLLPVIDRCGGAIGLHLTLTNFLPLSGVQPMCSFRRRLTQSFMGGIDKGKLQRELDAQLNAFIDVIGRVPDYIDGHQHIHFLPVVREWLVARRDLLISPRGNSPWLRGEPDARLATSLAQRAKISLVQRMARGFNTEMQAAGYTIKGPLTGFYERGKPNGFADALRYFRSHAPRDAVVMCHPGHSDAILRARDRLMMAREVEFAELMRQ, encoded by the coding sequence GTGATCTCGGATATGAAAATCAATGCGGCGCCGCTATGCATCGTTGCCGATGGCTATGGCCTGTCGCCGGGCGTCAATCAGGCAATCAGGACGCTGCTTAGCGAAGGCAAGGTGCGTGGCACCGGCTGCATGACCGTGTTTGCCGATTGGCGCGACGAGGCTTCTCTGTTGCTGCCCGTGATCGACAGATGCGGCGGCGCCATCGGCCTGCACCTGACGCTGACCAATTTCCTGCCTTTGAGCGGGGTGCAGCCCATGTGTTCTTTCCGACGCCGTCTGACCCAGTCCTTCATGGGCGGTATCGACAAGGGCAAGCTGCAACGCGAGCTTGATGCGCAGCTCAACGCTTTTATTGATGTGATTGGCCGCGTGCCTGATTATATCGACGGCCATCAACACATTCATTTCCTGCCCGTGGTGCGAGAATGGCTGGTGGCGCGGCGTGATCTGCTGATCAGCCCGCGCGGCAATAGCCCCTGGTTGCGCGGTGAGCCGGATGCGCGGCTGGCGACAAGCCTTGCCCAGCGGGCCAAGATCAGCCTGGTGCAGCGCATGGCACGCGGTTTCAACACGGAAATGCAGGCGGCGGGCTATACGATCAAGGGACCGCTGACCGGTTTTTACGAGCGCGGCAAGCCGAACGGCTTTGCCGATGCGCTTCGCTATTTTCGCAGCCATGCGCCGCGTGACGCCGTTGTCATGTGTCATCCCGGCCATTCGGATGCGATCCTGCGGGCGCGTGACCGGCTGATGATGGCCCGCGAGGTTGAATTTGCCGAGCTGATGCGCCAGTAA
- a CDS encoding glutaminase → MDLQAIVDDIVGEMQPRLGEGKVADYIPELATIDPKQFGIAITTVDGQTFTAGDAAVPFSIQSISKVFMLTLALGKTGEGVWKRVGREPSGSSFNSIVQLEHEHGIPRNPFINAGAIVVTDMVLAGHKPREAIGEFLRFMQFLADDDGITIDRKVAQSEQTTGYRNFALANFMRGFGNLDHAVEMVLGVYFHQCALAMSCVQLSHAGLYLANRGTNPLSGFSVVSPKRARRINALMLTCGHYDGSGDFAYHVGLPGKSGVGGGILAIAPGKASIAVWSPGLNKVGNSALGSEALELLATRTGWSVFGN, encoded by the coding sequence ATGGATTTGCAGGCAATTGTTGACGACATTGTCGGTGAGATGCAGCCCCGACTTGGGGAAGGCAAGGTCGCGGACTATATTCCCGAACTTGCGACGATTGATCCAAAGCAATTCGGCATTGCCATCACCACCGTCGATGGCCAGACCTTCACCGCAGGCGATGCGGCGGTACCGTTTTCCATCCAAAGCATCTCCAAGGTGTTCATGTTGACGCTGGCGCTTGGTAAAACCGGTGAAGGCGTGTGGAAGCGGGTCGGGCGCGAACCTTCCGGCTCGTCCTTCAACTCCATTGTCCAGCTGGAACACGAGCATGGCATTCCGCGCAATCCCTTCATCAATGCGGGCGCCATCGTTGTGACGGATATGGTGCTGGCTGGACACAAGCCGCGCGAGGCCATCGGTGAGTTCCTGCGCTTCATGCAGTTCCTGGCCGATGACGACGGTATTACCATTGACCGGAAGGTGGCGCAGTCCGAGCAGACGACCGGCTATCGCAATTTCGCGCTGGCCAATTTCATGCGCGGCTTCGGCAATCTCGATCATGCGGTGGAGATGGTGCTCGGTGTTTATTTCCATCAATGCGCGTTGGCGATGAGCTGTGTGCAACTCTCCCATGCGGGTCTGTATCTTGCCAACCGGGGTACAAATCCGCTTAGTGGCTTTTCCGTGGTCTCGCCGAAGCGGGCGCGGCGCATCAACGCCTTGATGCTGACCTGCGGCCATTATGATGGCTCGGGGGATTTTGCCTATCATGTCGGCCTGCCCGGCAAGAGCGGCGTGGGCGGCGGCATCCTGGCGATAGCGCCGGGCAAGGCCTCTATTGCAGTGTGGTCTCCGGGATTGAACAAAGTCGGCAATTCGGCGCTTGGATCGGAAGCGCTCGAACTGCTGGCAACCCGGACCGGCTGGTCGGTTTTTGGAAATTGA
- the rpsD gene encoding 30S ribosomal protein S4, with translation MSKRASSKYKIDRRMGENIWGRPKSPVNRREYGPGQHGQRRKGKLSDFGVQLRAKQKLKGYYGDLREKQFRATYDEANRRKGDTSENLIGLLESRLDAIVYRAKFVPTVFAARQFVNHGHVSVNGVKVNIGSYRCKAGDVIEVRQKSKQLAIVLEATQLAERDVPDYIEVDHNKMVATFVRVPTLSDVPYAVIMEPQLVVEFYSR, from the coding sequence ATGAGCAAGCGCGCATCTTCCAAGTACAAAATCGACCGCCGTATGGGCGAAAACATCTGGGGCCGCCCGAAGTCCCCGGTTAACCGTCGCGAATACGGTCCCGGCCAGCACGGTCAGCGCCGCAAGGGCAAGCTTTCCGACTTCGGTGTGCAGCTGCGCGCCAAGCAGAAGCTGAAGGGCTACTACGGCGACCTGCGTGAAAAGCAGTTCCGCGCCACCTACGACGAAGCCAACCGTCGCAAGGGCGATACCTCCGAAAACCTGATTGGCCTGCTGGAATCGCGTCTGGACGCCATCGTCTACCGCGCCAAGTTCGTGCCGACTGTGTTTGCTGCCCGCCAGTTCGTTAACCACGGCCACGTTTCGGTCAATGGCGTCAAGGTCAACATCGGTTCTTACCGCTGCAAGGCTGGTGACGTTATTGAAGTGCGTCAGAAGTCCAAGCAGTTGGCCATCGTTCTGGAAGCCACTCAGCTCGCCGAGCGTGACGTTCCCGATTACATCGAAGTTGATCACAACAAGATGGTTGCAACCTTCGTTCGCGTACCAACCCTGTCGGACGTTCCTTATGCCGTCATCATGGAACCGCAGCTGGTCGTCGAATTCTACTCGCGTTGA
- a CDS encoding TerC family protein: MDFLWVDFMGKPTWMWLFFLAIVLFLLVLDLGVLHKNSKEIGMAESFAFSAFYITLGVLFGGWIWWQSGPQAGLEYLTGFVIEKSLAMDNIFVIAMIFGYFAIPRAYQHRVLLYGILGVIILRGIMIAAGAAIVESYHWVLYFFAAFLVFTGVKMLLSADSEYDVANNPALKLARRYLPVTDKLEGDRFVVRKQDETTGKLKTYITPLLLALIMVEFVDLVFAVDSIPAIFAITTDPYIVYTSNIFAILGLRALYFALSALIHRFAYLKYALSVVLIFIGSKIFLADMLGIAKIPPLLSLTITLAILAAGIVGSLWATRKDAKKDVIEG; the protein is encoded by the coding sequence ATGGATTTTCTTTGGGTCGATTTTATGGGCAAGCCCACTTGGATGTGGCTTTTCTTCCTTGCAATCGTTCTATTTCTTCTCGTTCTCGATCTCGGTGTTCTCCATAAGAACAGCAAGGAGATCGGCATGGCCGAAAGCTTCGCTTTCTCGGCCTTCTACATCACTCTGGGCGTACTGTTCGGCGGCTGGATATGGTGGCAATCGGGTCCGCAGGCCGGACTGGAATATCTGACGGGCTTTGTCATCGAAAAAAGTCTGGCGATGGACAATATCTTCGTCATCGCCATGATTTTCGGCTATTTCGCCATCCCTCGCGCCTATCAGCACCGAGTGCTGCTCTACGGTATCCTCGGCGTGATCATCCTGCGCGGCATCATGATTGCGGCAGGCGCGGCCATTGTCGAAAGCTACCACTGGGTTCTGTATTTCTTCGCCGCCTTCCTGGTGTTTACCGGCGTCAAAATGCTGCTATCAGCCGATAGCGAATATGATGTCGCCAACAACCCGGCTTTGAAGCTGGCGCGGCGCTACCTGCCTGTCACCGACAAGCTGGAAGGCGACCGTTTCGTGGTGCGTAAGCAAGACGAAACAACTGGTAAGCTTAAAACCTATATCACGCCGCTGCTTCTCGCACTGATCATGGTGGAATTCGTTGACCTGGTGTTTGCGGTTGATTCGATCCCGGCGATTTTTGCGATCACCACGGATCCCTATATCGTCTACACCTCGAACATCTTCGCCATCCTCGGCTTACGCGCCCTGTATTTCGCGCTGTCCGCCCTTATCCACCGCTTCGCTTACCTGAAATATGCGTTGTCGGTCGTTCTTATCTTCATCGGCTCGAAGATCTTTCTTGCCGACATGCTGGGTATCGCCAAGATCCCGCCGCTGCTGTCGCTAACCATCACGCTGGCTATCCTGGCGGCTGGTATCGTCGGATCGCTGTGGGCGACCCGCAAGGACGCGAAAAAGGATGTTATCGAAGGGTAA
- a CDS encoding SulP family inorganic anion transporter, with protein sequence MEKTSSALTRDIASSIVVFLVAIPLCLGIAIASGVPVAMGLVSGIVGGIVIGVIAGSPLQVSGPAAGLAVIVFGFVEEYGLVLLGPVLIVAGFLQVLAGYLKLGSWFRAISPAVVHGMLAGIGILIVLGQVHVLMDAKPAAGGVENVAAMDETIGKVFSGSLSSHSMALMIGLISLLAMVGWEKLRPARLRLVPGALIGVAAGTLLTVGLDLPIARVQVPATLLEGIRLPTMESFAGLAQPGVIATVLIIAVIASAETLLSAAAVDRMHDGERTRFNKELVAQGVGNSLCGLLGALPVTGVIVRSSANIQAGAATRRSTILHGVWILALVALLPQLLGVVPLTALAAVLLVTGWRLVSLQHVRHLFDHHGWVPVAVWATTVSLVVVQDLLVGVAVGLLLSIMEIIPFLRRKLHIDHHENDESIQLKLKGVGTCRDVPALLATLESLPDGKKVLITPAGLHYVDHTYAETLTEWVTRERRAGRPLEVSRSSQLAPKVASMVDRLCVKPA encoded by the coding sequence ATGGAAAAAACCAGTTCTGCTCTGACACGGGACATTGCCTCGTCCATCGTTGTCTTTCTCGTCGCCATCCCGCTTTGCCTCGGCATTGCTATCGCATCCGGTGTGCCGGTGGCGATGGGCCTTGTCTCCGGCATTGTCGGCGGTATCGTTATCGGCGTCATCGCCGGTTCACCCTTGCAGGTCTCCGGCCCGGCGGCAGGCCTTGCGGTGATCGTTTTCGGCTTCGTTGAGGAATATGGACTTGTTCTTCTGGGGCCTGTGCTGATCGTCGCCGGGTTTTTGCAAGTCCTGGCCGGTTATCTAAAGCTCGGCTCCTGGTTTCGCGCTATTTCCCCCGCCGTCGTGCATGGCATGCTGGCGGGAATCGGTATCCTGATCGTTCTCGGCCAGGTCCATGTGTTGATGGATGCCAAGCCCGCCGCCGGTGGCGTTGAAAATGTCGCGGCCATGGATGAAACCATTGGCAAGGTGTTTAGCGGCAGCCTGAGCAGTCACAGCATGGCGCTGATGATCGGCCTGATCTCGTTGCTGGCCATGGTTGGCTGGGAAAAACTGAGGCCAGCCCGGCTGCGGCTGGTGCCCGGCGCGTTGATCGGCGTCGCTGCCGGGACGTTGCTGACGGTTGGCCTCGACCTGCCGATTGCCCGTGTTCAGGTTCCCGCCACCCTGTTGGAAGGCATTCGCTTACCAACGATGGAAAGCTTTGCCGGGCTTGCCCAACCGGGAGTGATCGCCACCGTGCTGATCATCGCGGTGATTGCCAGCGCCGAAACCCTGCTATCGGCTGCTGCCGTCGATAGGATGCATGACGGTGAGCGCACCCGTTTCAACAAGGAACTGGTGGCGCAGGGCGTCGGCAACAGCCTGTGCGGCCTGTTGGGCGCCCTGCCGGTCACCGGCGTCATCGTTCGCTCGTCTGCCAATATCCAGGCAGGCGCTGCAACACGTCGTTCCACTATTCTCCATGGAGTCTGGATCCTGGCACTGGTGGCGCTTCTACCGCAATTACTGGGCGTCGTGCCTTTGACTGCCCTGGCGGCGGTGCTTTTGGTGACAGGCTGGCGACTGGTAAGCTTGCAGCATGTGCGTCACCTGTTCGATCATCACGGCTGGGTGCCGGTGGCGGTCTGGGCTACGACAGTCAGTCTTGTCGTCGTCCAAGATCTTCTGGTGGGCGTGGCTGTCGGCCTGTTGCTGTCGATCATGGAAATCATTCCGTTCCTTCGCCGTAAACTGCATATCGACCACCACGAGAACGATGAATCGATCCAGTTGAAACTGAAAGGCGTCGGCACCTGCCGGGACGTTCCGGCATTGCTGGCCACACTGGAATCGCTGCCCGATGGAAAGAAGGTGCTGATCACGCCCGCAGGGCTGCATTATGTTGATCACACCTATGCCGAAACCCTGACGGAATGGGTGACACGCGAAAGACGGGCAGGGCGGCCGCTTGAGGTGAGTAGGTCCAGTCAGCTTGCCCCGAAAGTTGCTTCCATGGTGGATCGGCTCTGCGTCAAGCCTGCATAA
- a CDS encoding carbonic anhydrase → MSDFLKRVSSFREDVFPTHSGLYRKLAREGQQPQALMISCADSRVMPEVITQSGPGELFVCRNAGNIVPPFSTMNGGVSSAIEYAVVALGVRDIVVCGHSDCGAMKGLCNHELLAPMPNVAAWLRHSHAAYSIVCEAYPNDLPHKDKVRAVAMENVVIQIDHLKTHPSVAAKLATNDINLHGWFFDIETGEVQVYDGAEKRFLVIEGEKALPVAVSGRATPHIMADPLVVVAAE, encoded by the coding sequence ATGAGTGATTTTTTGAAGCGCGTTTCGAGTTTTCGTGAAGACGTATTTCCGACCCACTCGGGTCTCTATCGTAAACTGGCCCGGGAAGGGCAGCAGCCCCAGGCCTTGATGATTTCCTGCGCCGACAGCCGGGTCATGCCGGAAGTGATTACCCAGTCCGGCCCTGGTGAACTGTTCGTGTGCCGCAATGCGGGCAACATCGTCCCGCCGTTCTCGACCATGAATGGCGGCGTTTCCTCGGCCATCGAATATGCGGTGGTGGCGCTTGGCGTGCGCGACATTGTCGTGTGCGGCCATTCCGATTGCGGCGCCATGAAGGGTCTGTGCAATCACGAACTCCTGGCGCCGATGCCCAATGTGGCCGCCTGGTTGCGTCATAGCCACGCCGCTTATTCCATCGTCTGCGAGGCCTATCCTAATGATCTGCCGCACAAGGACAAGGTGCGGGCTGTGGCAATGGAAAATGTGGTCATTCAAATCGATCACCTGAAGACCCACCCCTCGGTCGCCGCCAAACTCGCCACAAATGACATAAACCTGCATGGCTGGTTCTTCGACATCGAGACCGGTGAGGTGCAGGTTTATGATGGCGCGGAGAAGCGCTTCCTGGTGATCGAGGGTGAAAAGGCGCTGCCAGTAGCGGTGTCCGGGCGTGCCACGCCGCATATCATGGCCGATCCTCTCGTAGTAGTGGCGGCGGAGTGA
- the pepT gene encoding peptidase T has translation MPDTILDRFLRYVVIDTQSDPESTSQPSTEKQKNLGHVLVSELLAMGLSDAHLDEHGNVYATIPANVEKPVPVICFCSHMDTAPDFTGTNVKPQLLKNYQGGDIVLSGDNNQIIRVSENPQLNTQIGHDIVTTDGTTLLGADDKAGIAEIMTATQFIIDNPHIRHGAIKILFTTDEEIGRGADKVNLKKLGAAFGYTMDGSTIGEIENETFSADGVDITITGVAIHPGTAKDRMENAIKIASAIIARLPKDQTPETTEGRQGFIHPTDISGSMDEAHLKFIIRDFIDAGLTQKEALLEEITRDVMRDYPGSTYTFEVKQQYRNMKVVLDQYPMVMDNLEEAVRRVGLTPVLHSIRGGTDGSRLSFMGLPCPNIYTGGHAYHSPLEWISVQDMEVAVKTIVELAKVWEERAN, from the coding sequence ATGCCCGATACAATTCTCGACCGTTTTCTGCGCTATGTCGTCATCGACACACAATCAGACCCCGAATCAACCAGCCAGCCTTCCACGGAAAAACAGAAAAACCTCGGCCATGTGCTGGTGAGCGAATTGCTGGCCATGGGCCTGTCCGACGCGCATCTGGATGAGCACGGCAATGTCTATGCCACCATTCCGGCAAATGTCGAAAAGCCGGTTCCGGTGATCTGCTTCTGCTCGCATATGGATACGGCACCGGATTTCACCGGCACGAATGTGAAGCCCCAACTGCTGAAAAACTATCAGGGTGGGGATATCGTTCTGTCCGGCGATAACAATCAAATCATCCGCGTCAGCGAAAATCCGCAGCTCAACACGCAAATCGGCCATGACATTGTCACCACCGATGGCACCACGCTGCTGGGTGCCGACGACAAGGCTGGTATTGCCGAAATCATGACGGCGACGCAGTTTATCATCGACAATCCGCACATCCGGCATGGCGCCATTAAAATCCTTTTCACCACCGATGAGGAAATCGGACGCGGGGCAGACAAGGTCAACCTGAAAAAGCTAGGCGCAGCCTTTGGCTACACCATGGATGGCAGCACGATCGGTGAGATCGAGAACGAGACATTTTCGGCGGATGGCGTGGATATCACCATCACCGGTGTTGCCATCCATCCCGGCACGGCCAAGGACCGGATGGAAAACGCTATCAAGATCGCCAGCGCCATCATTGCCCGGCTGCCGAAGGACCAGACCCCGGAAACCACTGAGGGCCGCCAGGGCTTCATTCATCCCACCGACATCAGCGGCTCCATGGATGAAGCTCACCTGAAATTCATCATACGCGATTTCATCGATGCGGGACTCACGCAGAAGGAAGCACTGCTGGAAGAGATTACCCGCGATGTGATGCGCGACTATCCCGGATCGACCTACACATTCGAGGTCAAGCAGCAGTATCGCAATATGAAAGTGGTGCTCGACCAATATCCGATGGTGATGGATAATCTCGAGGAAGCGGTGCGCCGCGTTGGCCTCACCCCCGTGCTGCACAGCATTCGCGGCGGAACCGATGGCTCGCGCCTGTCCTTCATGGGGCTGCCCTGCCCCAACATCTATACTGGTGGTCATGCCTATCACTCGCCACTGGAATGGATAAGCGTTCAGGACATGGAAGTCGCCGTGAAAACCATTGTGGAACTGGCAAAGGTCTGGGAAGAACGGGCAAACTGA